From the Corythoichthys intestinalis isolate RoL2023-P3 chromosome 13, ASM3026506v1, whole genome shotgun sequence genome, one window contains:
- the LOC130928552 gene encoding uncharacterized protein LOC130928552 — MLSNTGSDIAHGLSTVGLWMPTSIAPHEEASSLFLAQLSWDKGMWDATQEVLTPIIDTCTPLTQSVITTKMHWKVVFPVFPSCARRKREWYDTLLGGTGTLLGVSNTIDNEVTRYKLAGTGQGTHDALLKVGMWLPNSIVGQKENAKLWQDVFKWELNIWNATSSVLTNVTKQLNWTTCSIQYLHAQAQKERFIRTMTTGNYQEWRTSWNISSELWLQLHSEYTVCNATECRGYWTQYTVTSNVTVCKFQVLPVITELGYWFLHVEGEWFNSGTNQTFNTDLCENTDKGLACKLHHEFVNPCLTKVDFALCDWSREPSRDILWQVGPHTLCVATAQNHSMLPTVPFVGCLCNVRFFQWGNGTYWLTNYTVASRFTAVQWEVLRTPWQISLERFKCALEQSTEIKKFIKSHASNVSQLMVSTLMAKGEILHAAKIIQQQSAHHWWDIFSGLSQTARVTLLPPMILVLIAIALTMLCNIGICCYVKRLEDQVARHQLEL; from the coding sequence ATGTTGTCTAACACCGGAAGTGACATTGCGCACGGTCTCTCGACCGTAGGGCTTTGGATGCCCACATCTATCGCGCCTCATGAAGAAGCGTCGTCTTTATTCTTAGCACAATTGTCATGGGATAAAGGGATGTGGGATGCAACACAAGAAGTATTAACACCTATAATTGATACATGTACACCTTTGACACAATCAGTGATAACTACGAAAATGCACTGGAAAGTTGTATTCCCTGTTTTTCCATCGTGTGCTCGGAGGAAGAGAGAGTGGTATGACACGTTGTTAGGGGGAACGGGAACGTTATTGGGGGTATCCAATACCATTGATAATGAGGTAACGCGATATAAATTAGCTGGAACCGGACAGGGAACTCATGATGCCCTACTAAAAGTAGGAATGTGGCTTCCTAATTCAATAGTGGGACAAAAAGAAAATGCTAAATTATGGCAGGACGTATTTAAATGGGAACTGAATATATGGAACGCCACTAGCAGTGTTTTAACCAACGTGACTAAACAGCTAAACTGGACCACATGTAGCATACAATACCTACATGCACAGGCGCAGAAGGAACGTTTTATACGAACAATGACTACGGGAAATTATCAGGAGTGGCGTACGAGTTGGAATATATCTTCGGAGTTATGGTTACAGTTACATTCGGAATATACGGTTTGTAATGCGACCGAATGTAGGGGATATTGGACACAATACACCGTAACCTCAAACGTTACCGTATGTAAATTCCAGGTATTACCCGTAATAACTGAACTAGGCTATTGGTTTTTGCATGTGGAAGGTGAATGGTTTAATTCGGGAACGAACCAAACCTTTAATACCGATCTTTGCGAAAACACAGATAAAGGACTAGCTTGTAAATTGCATCATGAGTTTGTTAATCCTTGCTTAACAAAAGTAGACTTCGCCTTATGCGATTGGTCAAGGGAACCTAGTAGGGACATTTTGTGGCAGGTAGGACCACATACCCTTTGTGTGGCCACTGCCCAAAATCACTCCATGTTGCCAACGGTTCCATTTGTAGGATGCCTATGTAATGTTCGTTTCTTTCAGTGGGGAAACGGGACGTATTGGTTGACAAATTACACAGTTGCTAGCCGGTTTACGGCTGTGCAATGGGAAGTGTTACGTACACCATGGCAAATCTCTTTGGAGCGTTTCAAATGCGCATTGGAACAATCCACTGagataaaaaaatttattaagtCACATGCGTCCAATGTTTCCCAACTGATGGTATCAACATTGATGGCTAAAGGAGAAATTTTGCATGCTGCTAAAATTATTCAGCAACAATCTGCTCATCATTGGTGGGACATATTTTCAGGATTATCACAAACTGCTAGGGTAACATTGCTTCCACCAATGATTTTGGTCTTAATAGCTATTGCTTTGACTATGCTATGTAATATTGGAATTTGTTGCTACGTCAAACGTCTAGAGGACCAGGTTGCCCGGCATCAGTTAGAATTATGA
- the LOC130928548 gene encoding zinc finger protein OZF-like isoform X2, protein MSSRTTPAAVKFQEELCGVKEEPPHQQPSTVCEIMHVKVVLHRLEGFRKYIGAETESPGVNEYVELPQIKEEEEPEPCQQRQLPIKKEEEELPYGKEEVEEEHITRLTREPLKSEDGPSEAGRGAKPPSKGSSSSSTEGLQADIDIASSDRDGATSHSPYNDDGHKTSHGDDKLCKCSQCGKTLATKQSCRGHMRIHTGEKPYVCSVCGKSFVHSGDLRKHTRIHTGEKPFSCSVCDQRFGWKQYLKRHTRTHTGEKPFSCSICDQRFARKQLLKQHTRTHTGEKPFSCSVCGQRFTQKNSLKIHTRIHTGEKPFLCSVCDQRFARKQLLKQHTITHTGEKPFSCSVCSQRFARKQLLKQHTRTHTGEKPFSCSVCGQRFTRKNSLKIHTRIHTGEKPFPCSVCGQRFTQQQHLKEHTKTHTGEKPFSCSVCGQGFARIETLKKHKRTHTGEKPFSCSVCDQRFAQKQTLKQHTRSHTGEKPFFL, encoded by the coding sequence gtttcagaaaatataTTGGTGCTGAGACAGAATCTCCTGGCGTTAACGAGTATGTTgagctcccccaaatcaaagaggaggaggagccagAGCCCTGTCAACAGAGgcaacttccaatcaaaaaggaggaggaggagctgcCATATGGTAAAGAGGAGGTAGAGGAGGAGCATATCACCAGGTTGACTCGTGAGCCCTTGAAGAGTGAAGATGGTCCGAGTGAGGCCGGCAGAGGGGCGAAGCCTCCAAGCAAGGGGAGtagcagcagctcaacagaaggaTTGCAAGCAGACATTGACATTGCTTCATCAGACAGAGATGGCGCCACGTCACACTCACCTTACAATGATGATGGTCATAAGACATCTCACGGTGACGACAAACTTtgcaaatgctctcagtgtgggaaaaccCTTGCTACTAAGCAAAGTTGTCGAGGACATATGAGGATCcatactggtgaaaaaccttatgtctgctcagtttgtggaaagAGTTTTGTTCATTCGGGAGACTTaagaaaacacacaagaatccacaccggcgaaaaacctttttcctgctcagtttgtgatcaaagatttgGTTGGAAGCAATACTTAAaacgacacacaagaacccacactggcgaaaaacctttttcctgctcgatATGTGATCAAAGATTTGCTCGGAAGCAACTCTTAAAACAAcatacaagaacccacactggcgaaaaacctttttcctgctcagtttgtggtcaaagattcactcaaaaaaatagcttgaaaatacacacaagaatccacactggagaaaaaccttttctctgctcagtttgtgatcaaagatttgcTCGAAAGCAACttttaaaacaacacacaataacccacactggcgaaaaaccgttttcctgctcagtttgtagtCAAAGATTTGCTCGGAAGCAACTCTTAAAACAAcatacaagaacccacactggcgaaaaacctttttcctgctcagtttgtggtcaaagattcactagaaaaaatagcttgaaaatacacacaagaattcacactggagaaaaaccttttccctgctcagtatgtggtcaaagattcactcagCAGCAACACTTAAAAGAACatacaaaaacacacactggcgaaaaacctttttcctgctccgtttgtggtcaaggatttgcTCGTATAGAaaccttaaaaaaacacaaaagaacacacactggcgaaaaacctttttcctgctcagtttgtgatcaaagatttgctcagaagcaaaccttaaaacaacacacaagaagccacactggtgaaaaaccttttttcctatag